The following coding sequences are from one Epinephelus moara isolate mb chromosome 7, YSFRI_EMoa_1.0, whole genome shotgun sequence window:
- the LOC126392719 gene encoding ras-related protein Rap-2a, whose protein sequence is MREYKVVVLGSGGVGKSALTVQFVTGTFIEKYDPTIEDFYRKEIEVDSSPSVLEILDTAGTEQFASMRDLYIKNGQGFILVYSLVNQQSFQDIKPMRDQIIRVKRYEKVPVILVGNKVDLESEREVSSSEGQALAEEWGCPFMETSAKSKTMVDELFAEIVRQMDYAAQPDKDDPCCSSCNIQ, encoded by the exons ATGCGCGAGTACAAAGTGGTGGTCCTGGGCAGCGGTGGGGTCGGGAAATCCGCCCTCACTGTGCAGTTTGTCACCGGGACGTTCATTGAGAAGTACGACCCCACTATAGAGGATTTTTACCGCAAGGAGATCGAGGTGGACTCCTCGCCCTCGGTGCTGGAGATCCTTGACACCGCTGGCACCGAGCAGTTTGCGTCCATGCGGGACCTTTACATCAAAAACGGTCAAGGATTCATACTGGTCTACAGCCTTGTCAACCAGCAAAGCTTCCAGGACATAAAGCCGATGAGGGATCAGATCATAAGAGTGAAAAG GTACGAGAAGGTTCCTGTGATCCTGGTGGGGAACAAGGTGGACCTGGAGAGCGAGAGGGAGGTATCGTCCAGTGAAGGTCAGGCGCTGGCCGAGGAGTGGGGCTGCCCGTTCATGGAGACCTCAGCCAAGAGCAAAACCATGGTAGACGAACTGTTCGCTGAGATCGTTCGGCAGATGGACTACGCCGCCCAGCCAGACAAGGATGACCCCTGCTGCTCCTCTTGCAATATACAATAG